A genomic segment from Toxotes jaculatrix isolate fToxJac2 chromosome 6, fToxJac2.pri, whole genome shotgun sequence encodes:
- the ndnf gene encoding protein NDNF: protein MRQCKGWNTVLLVLLGLGAVAQKLPTRDEGLFQMQIRDKTLFHDSSVIPDGAEISGYLFRDTAKRYYFVVEEDNTPLSVTVTPCDAPLEWKLTLQELPEEASGEGSGEPEPLDQQKQQVTADEGTELFTYKGNDVESYVATSTPSGLYQLELLSTEKDSNFKVYATTTPESDQPYPELPYDPRVDVTALGRTTVTLAWKPTPTGSLMGQPVQYCVVINKEHNFKSMCAAEAKMSTDDAFMLAPKPGRDFSPFDFMHFGFVPPDSGFGKDRGLTSNKISRAYTAKPKTSDIQKVCIGNKNIFTVSDLKPDTQYYFDVFAVNSATNTSTAYVGTFARTKEEARQKTVELKDGKVSDVFIKRKGSKFLRFAPVSSHQRVTLFVHTCLDAVQVQVRRDGKLLLSQNVEGVRQFQLRGKPKAKYLIRLRGSRKGASTLKVLATTRPSSKQPFPSLPEDTRIKAFDKLRTCSSVTVAWLGTQDRNKYCIYRKEVADNYGEEQRRREQNQCAGPETRRKSEKVLCKYFHSPNLQKAVTTETITGLEQGKTYLLDVYVVGHSGHSVKYQSKLVKTRKYC, encoded by the exons ATGAGGCAGTGTAAAGGTTGGAATACGGTGCTACTGGTGCTTTTGGGACTGGGAGCTGTGGCCCAGAAGCTGCCCACGAGAGACGAAGGGCTCTTCCAGATGCAGATCAGAGACAAGACGCTGTTCCACGACTCCTCCGTCATCCCAGATGGAGCTGAGATCAGTGGCTACCTTTTCAGAGACACAGCTAAGAG GTACTACTTTGTGGTGGAAGAAGACAACACACCCTTGTCTGTGACCGTGACACCTTGCGATGCTCCTCTGGAGTGGAAACTCACACTGCAGGAGCTGCCAGAAGAGGCCAGCGGAGAGGGATCAG gagaGCCTGAACCTCTGGaccagcagaaacagcaggtgaCCGCAGACGAAGGGACGGAGCTCTTCACCTACAAGGGTAATGATGTGGAGTCCTATGTGGCCACCAGCACGCCCTCTGGCCTCTACCAACTGGAGCTGCTGTctacagagaaagacagcaacTTTAAGGTGTACGCCACCACAACTCCAGAGTCTGACCAGCCATACCCGGAGCTGCCTTACGACCCTCGTGTGGATGTGACTGCCCTAGGCCGTACCACTGTCACCCTGGCTTGGAAGCCTACACCTACAGGCTCTCTGATGGGCCAGCCAGTCCAGTATTGTGTAGTAATCAACAAAGAGCACAATTTCAAGAGCATGTGCGCTGCTGAAGCTAAGATGAGCACTGATGATGCCTTCATGCTGGCTCCAAAGCCCGGCAGAGACTTCAGCCCGTTTGACTTTATGCACTTTGGCTTTGTTCCTCCTGACAGTGGTTTTGGCAAAGATCGAGGGCTCACAAGTAACAAGATCTCACGTGCGTACACAGCCAAGCCCAAAACATCAGACATTCAGAAGGTGTGTATTggcaataaaaatattttcaccgTGTCAGATCTGAAGCCAGACACACAATACTACTTTGATGTGTTTGCTGTCAATTCTGCCACCAACACCAGCACAGCATACGTGGGAACTTTCGCCCGCACTAAAGAGGAAGCTCGTCAGAAGACAGTGGAACTGAAAGACGGCAAAGTATCGGATGTTTTCATCAAGAGAAAAGGCAGCAAGTTTCTGCGTTTTGCCCCCGTCTCTTCCCATCAGAGGGTCACTCTGTTTGTCCACACATGCCTGGACGCCGTGCAGGTGCAGGTGAGGCGCGATGGTAAGCTGCTGCTCTCCCAGAACGTGGAGGGGGTACGGCAGTTCCAGCTGCGGGGAAAGCCAAAAGCCAAGTACCTGATCCGCTTGCGGGGTAGCAGGAAAGGAGCCTCCACTTTGAAGGTACTAGCCACCACACGACCCAGCAGCAAGCAGCCCTTCCCTTCACTTCCGGAGGATACTCGCATCAAAGCCTTTGACAAGCTGCGCACCTGCTCCTCCGTCACCGTGGCCTGGCTGGGCACACAGGACCGCAACAAATACTGCATTTACCGCAAGGAGGTGGCTGATAATTACGGCGAGGAGCAGAGGCGCCGGGAACAAAACCAGTGTGCCGGGCCAGAGACCCGCAGGAAGTCAGAAAAGGTCCTGTGCAAGTACTTCCACAGCCCGAACCTGCAGAAAGCTGTGACTACAGAGACCATCACAGGTCTGGAGCAAGGCAAGACCTACCTGCTGGACGTTTACGTGGTGGGACACAGTGGTCACTCAGTGAAATACCAGAGCAAACTGGTGAAAACAAGGAAGTACTGCTAA